The Asterias rubens chromosome 14, eAstRub1.3, whole genome shotgun sequence DNA segment agcgctgcttaacggtaagcaaactttcgtgcttactgtagcagacagTTTTGCTAATTATGTAAACGTATTCTACAGGTCAACAGAATTAGGCAGCCAGCTTGcgtgttcaccatggatttgtattgtAACGCCATCCACGTACGTGCAGTAAAAGCAAGGGAAGGATTACCATGCACTTTCGTGTGtgttacggttagcagcgctttgTTCCAAAGCCAGTTATTAAAGAATTTAATTTTGGTAATCCGTAGACCCTTAGCTTTAATTTCTCCTACGCATTATTTTCTGTTTGcataatatacaaaaataaggCCCAAAAACGAAATCTACAAAACATTGGTGAAATCCgacgttttttctttctttttcacagGATCGAAAACAGTTACCAAGGCAACGACAGTTGTTCATGGCGTCATAGGTGGACTGCCCATACCATTTCCAACACCATACACAGACGCATGCGCAACAACTGGAATTAAATGTCCCTTGAAACCAGATACTAAGAATTTGTATAAGGGCAAACTCTTTGTAAGAAAGGAGTATCCTCAGGTAAAGTAACTGGTTTAATCTCTTGAAGTAAATGATTATATACAAGCTCATTGCACACGAtccattaaagacattggacacctttggtaattgtcaaagtccagtcttctcacgtggtgtatctgaacatatgcataaaataatgaacccgTTCAAACTTGAGCTCacctggtcgtcgaagttgcaagataataataaaagaaaaaacaacctgtcacacgaatttgtgtgctttcagatgcttgatttcgagacctcgaaatttaattctgaggtctttctcaaaaactacgttacttcagagtgagccgtttctcataatgttttatactataaacagctcccaatgactcgttaccaattatggttttatgctgatagatattttgagtaattaccaatagtgtccactgcctttaatctctTGAAGTAATTGataattatgtttgtatttacAGGTTAACGTGTACGTTAAATGGGAGATGCAAGATCAAGACTCAAAAGATGTATTCTGTTTCCAGGTACCTGCAAGTGTCGTTTAAAACTTTCGTCTCGGTTTTcaaagcactggacacgtttggttattgttaaaaaccAGTATTCTTTCTTGATGCGTCTCATATACCAAATGCATTAATtaacaaactttaaaacaatttgggttgaaatggtcatcgaaattgcttAAAGAGACAATCAAAaggaaaatacacccttgttgcataagcGCTGTACTTGGGAAccgcttcaag contains these protein-coding regions:
- the LOC117299374 gene encoding NPC intracellular cholesterol transporter 2-like, with product MASNTLFKFLLAAVILSLYLANAQTIKFIPCDNVTQDATINEVDVIPCPKLPCEFKRGTNVSVSVTFTMGGSKTVTKATTVVHGVIGGLPIPFPTPYTDACATTGIKCPLKPDTKNLYKGKLFVRKEYPQVNVYVKWEMQDQDSKDVFCFQVPASVV